Sequence from the Rutidosis leptorrhynchoides isolate AG116_Rl617_1_P2 chromosome 3, CSIRO_AGI_Rlap_v1, whole genome shotgun sequence genome:
catgcatatatatatatatatatatatatatatatatatatatatatatatatatatatagagagagagagagagagagagagagagagagagagagagagagagagagagaccttCCAACGCTTTTTATTGCTTAAAGAATTGTAGATGGACTCCAAACGAGTGATTATCTGCCTAAATGATGGTCTCTTTGCTGGATTCTCATGCCAGCACTCTTCAACTAACCTGTTAGAAGAGATGTTAGAAAGTGATGAGGCATAAAACTACATCCTAACGAATtatcaaaatgactttaaaatataagtattatatgtaTTCCAAAATATGGATATATTATCTAACACACACAAAGTGAGTGTTTATCCCTAAAATCGAATTACAAACATCAAGAGGCTAACACTTACATTCCTAATGAAAGCCTCATTAACAGATAGGTTTCATGAGAAAAAATAACCAAACAAATTAAAAAATAGACTTAATAAACAAATAAAACCTAAGATTAGTTTGATGCCGATAGAATATATATTAGTATGAATTCGTGAAAAAGATTAATGTGTAAATAGATTATAAGATATCACTGATATAAAAtgaaacaaattcaattatgggctTAAAGGACCAGGCCTATAGGACCCTACATTCAGGCATAGTTGGAAATTTTGATCAAATACCAGGACGACTACACAACTTTCGAGCTTAGGTTGATCTATAAGGCTTGGATTTATAAGCAAGGGCCATTTGTACATCTCTAATCTAGAAGGTATGTTGGTATTTTCTATCCCTACACTCCAACTCTATATAAAGTTGTAATTTTtgtctaaaaatatttaaatattaagCTTCAATAAGAATTAGAACGTACTCTTTAAGACCGTAGGCATAACTCTTAGATGGAGCATTAAAAGAAGGACGTCCTTTTGCAGCATACAGTTTCGGGACATCTTTTCCATCCTTTGTAGCAAATGGTTGACAACCTTCAATCATCTTCTCCAAATcaaaacgcaaaatattattagcCAATATAACACATGTGCAAAACAGAAATATGAACTCTAGTAGACAAGGGATACCAAATTTCTATTTAAACTTTTTATTAATCACGTTAATGAATAAAATGTATACTAGGATCAGTTATCCCTTATATTGAGCAACTTAGGAGAATGTAAGCATATAAATACACATTGAACGATACTTTTATCCATCACATTTTCAGGTTTATTCATTAGACCCATCTAGGTCAAAATATACCCAAATATATTCATTTTCAGATAAATGGGTCAAATTACTACTTCTAGAGTTTCTTGATGAATACAGACTTGAATGCTTATGATACAGGTATATCAAACCATCAAAATGGCTACATTAAAATATATATAGATCAAACTATTTAACAATCAAGTGCCATTAAAAGCTAAAAATCACCTCTCTAAAATTTATCATGAATAACTATGCCAAAAATTTCATAGTTAGAATTCAAATTAAGATTTGTATTTAACTCATAAAGTTCGACCATAGTACGTTTGATAATTGATACTAAAGCAATGTATGCCATTTAAAAAGAACTATACACAAAGAGATCTAAGGTAGTGCACAGTATCTCAAAAGTGGTTTATATGTATAACCTTGAAAGTCAATGTTTTTAGGTATCACAGGGTTAAAACCCATACCTCTTGCAAAATCAAAGCAAATGAAAAAACATCCACTTTGGTATCATAATCTTCATTTCTGTATACCTCCGGCGCAACATAACGTCCGGCTGTAGTACATAAAGTAACATCAACGCGTTAGTTTCAGCACTTCGCAACATTGCAAACAAGATAGCTTAATCTTCAAAAACAATCAGTTTTAGATGCAAAAAGCACTCACACGTATCGCCTTGATAGGTCATCAGCTTTTTATGTTTGGCTGCGTTTGTCCCTTTCAGAAGCTCGCTGACTCCAAAGTCTGCAACTTTTAGATGCCCAGAATCATCCCGCAATATATTCCTGAAAGTATTTAACAAAAAAATATAATACATAAAACGCCATGACTCATATTCAATACGCTTAATATGATGACTTACGAAGGTTCTAGATCTCTGTGAATGATTGGTTCTGGCTTATTCTCATGCAAATAACTCATTCCCCTGAACAATTACCCACAATCCAATTTCACTTTATAATTAAAACAGTTCACGTAACACTAAGAAATTAATTGTATAATCAACTGAAAATGCTAAGTACCTAGCAATATCCATGGCATATTTTAGCGCAGTTAACGGCTTTAGTGCTCCTTTTCTTTTCAAAAATGCTCTAAGATCACCCTGAAAAATATATAGCATACATTTAAATAATTTGCAAGATGTAGCATTAAATATAAGGAGATTAACGACTATGGTCCATGGTACATTTGGTAAATATTCTATCACGATCATCATTGGACTGCTTTGAGTTACAGCACCAAGAAACTGAACAACATTCGGGTGTCGTATTTTTTGAAGCAATTCAAGTTCATCCCTAAAAGCCCTCCTGTATAAAAGCCAGATATTAAATACTAACAAAAATAAAATACTCAACACACGAAAAGAATAAAGATAGATGGTTTATTTGTAAATGACTCacactttttcatcatcagtaaagAGTTCATCCCCCAGCTTCTTAACAGCAACTTGAGTTCCACGCCATGAAGCCATTGTGAAGGTCCCCTGGTCTCAATAAAAAATGAGAAACAGATATAAAAACTGAAAACATATAACGATACCAATGAAAGTACAAAGAAAACCAAGGatgcaaaaatcgctactcgggTAGTACTTGGTCAGGACTTTTAAGGGAGTACTcggtgttgaccaagtttgactttgactgactttgaccaattttgaccaagttttaaccttTTTTTAAAAGAGATCCCGATTTTGACTGATTTTCCAAGAAACTCTGAGTTTTGGGCGATTTTTGGCCGAGTTTGACCGAGTTCTTCGACCCTCAGAAAAACATGCATGCACTCAGATGAAGTTAACTGAATGATGATGGACTTACCTTAGTAATGTCAATGCTATTAGTGAAATCAAGCTCTTTCGCATCTATTTCATATTCTGGAATTTCTCGAGCATTTTTAACATGCATTGGAGCCACCTAAGTATTTGCATCATTAGAATCAGATAACAAGAATATAACAATAGAAGACAATAAATAAGCAATACAAAGAAAGCTGCATGAAATGCCAAAGGATGAACTTACCAGATGCTTAGCACCATGTTTCTCCAAGACTTTAATTACATTATGGTGCTTATAATGGACTGCATCTGCAAGGGGCTGTTAATACAACATCAGATTACGACAGCAAAAATAAAACAGGTAAATAACAACAGTTGAGCTCCCTTAAAAGCATGAAAGTTACCTTTTTCCACTATTCGTTCAACAGTTTAGTACATCGAAAACAGAAATATTGGTTATTATAGAAAATTGAAACCATACATATGCTATCAGTTAGTGCTACTTACTAATTACTAGTAGCTTTGAAAAATATATATCGTCTATAATCAAAACAAAAACAAACAAGTGCTTGTAAAAGGAGGGCTCAAACCAGGGAAAAATTCTATTGTATTCAGTAGTACCTATTGCAGTTTTGATCATTGATTAAACATTATAGTGTGTTTTCTCATTGCGTACATTAACCACGTAAGTAGACTAAGTAGTTTGTTAAGAATGTGCCATCTACTTATAAAGATTAGCAAGGCATATATTATGTGTAACAAATAAgatagtgttataataataataataataatatagatatggatagtcaattttggtgtatacatatagtcaattttggtacacaaagtatgtatttttatattgagattttaggctataaatactcatgaatgcaagcattaaactcgcaccatttctcacacttacaaagtgtttctttctttctctccattatcatctttgttcttacacttcattattagtattctaaatcaagaatcaaatcactaaaggtagttataagcctactgaattataacatcaagaatcaaaccactaaaggtagttataagcctactgaattataacatcaagaatcaaaccactaaaggtagttataagcctactgaattataacatcaagaatcaaaccactaaaggtagttataagcctactgaattataacacgttatcagcacgataatcttaatactaaatatggttggctctgccaccaaaatgatatatggtcggttataccaccaaaatgatatatggtcggttataccaccagaatgatataggtcggttataccacctgaaaaaatatatggtcgacactgtcgccaaattttcatttatgtttactaatatttatatttttgttatataacatttatttatgattgcttacacatggtcgacactgtcacctacttatcatttatgttatattaaatttatgtttaatgtttatatacttatgaatataaattgactctaatttatcatgatgtttgttttaatttttgataatagaaaatgtcgaatctggaaaagcttaaatttactcctttagaatcaactggaaacaactacatg
This genomic interval carries:
- the LOC139897332 gene encoding serine/threonine-protein kinase 12-like, whose product is MESKPHVRFTLGKQSSMAPDSGLDSDSDDGLDEIDPRVRLMFHSSEGDLEGIKKLLSSGTDVNFKDIDNRTALHVAACQGFSDVAELLLHAGAEVDPQDKWGSTPLADAVHYKHHNVIKVLEKHGAKHLVAPMHVKNAREIPEYEIDAKELDFTNSIDITKGTFTMASWRGTQVAVKKLGDELFTDDEKVRAFRDELELLQKIRHPNVVQFLGAVTQSSPMMIVIEYLPNGDLRAFLKRKGALKPLTALKYAMDIARGMSYLHENKPEPIIHRDLEPSNILRDDSGHLKVADFGVSELLKGTNAAKHKKLMTYQGDTSGRYVAPEVYRNEDYDTKVDVFSFALILQEMIEGCQPFATKDGKDVPKLYAAKGRPSFNAPSKSYAYGLKELVEECWHENPAKRPSFRQIITRLESIYNSLSNKKRWKAQPFTCFGLLGMHKGEGSDKSSHNHSSRI